DNA from Xiphias gladius isolate SHS-SW01 ecotype Sanya breed wild chromosome 9, ASM1685928v1, whole genome shotgun sequence:
CTTCGGGGACCGAGGGGGCGACGCGGCCGAGGGATTAGATCGGTCGGGGCCGAAGCAGAACGGCCATGTGCccgagaagaagaagaagacagcgGAGGACTGGAGTGAGATCAGCGAGAGCTCCCACGATCACTGGGATGTCGTGAAATCTGTGCTCTCAGTAAGTACTCTTTAATCTGTCTGTCGTGCCGCTTGCACACTGAGAGTCCTGGTTTGTTTTCGTTGAAGCTGCAAAGCGGCGTTTCATTACGTAAATCTCTCTTAATCCGACAATCCCCGACACTCAGATACTGTTTACGTGCCCAGTCAGTGGTGGCAGGAGCACTCTCATCCTTGAACACTGGAACATAAgcagggctaaaaaaaaaatactcctaATACTCCTTAAAGAGTAAAGATgttaaaaagatatttttttcagtatcgCGTTTAATTGGAAATCTGGAAAGTGCAAACTAGTAACAGAAATTCTCCCACAAATGAAAAGACTCACATATAATATTTGAGTAAAGTACCAGTATCTCAATATGGCACTTAAGTAGTGGTGGATGATGatatcttttattatttattagtaaaagtagcagtaatATGAtgtaaagatattcagttacaATTAagagtcctgcattcaaaattatACTTGAGAACAGAAGTATTACCGGTGAAATGTGCTTAAAAATTATAAGTAAAAGAACTCATTTTGCTTCATGAGTGCTATTttatcatatatttatattactggattattattactgatgcatacACATATGAAAAGCATATTAATGTTGTAGGCATTGAGGTGGAGGTAATTTCAAGACCTCCACCTCAATGCCTACAACACTCAATGCCTACCTCCACTCAATAATAGGAAGGAATGGGGGTTTTCATCTCCTTTTGAAAAGGGCCCTTTGTCACCCAAGAGTAACGGAAAACTGGCAGAATGAGCCACCTACACACACCGCTCcatggcctgttttttttttttttctgcgtcAAACTTAGAGGAGAGGCTCAATCAAGTCGGACAAAACAGGACAGCTACAGAGGACAGGGAACGAATTCTGAAATGATAACCTTGGCTTTTCCATCAGGGACACCTGTGTGAAGTGTAGGCCAGATCAGCATCCAGGAGGGGTGATGGATACAGGTAACACGAGGCGTTAAACTGATTTGTTTGGAGCTAAATATCTGTACGGCAGTTTCTAATCCAGCCTGCCTGCAaggacatgcacacacaggtaTTTTAGAGGTACAAATGTGCATCATTTGGTGGAGAACCTGTGCAAAATGATGGCTTGACACCCCTCATCTGATCCCCTAATTCTCTGACAGGAGGAGGCGCATCCCCTATCTCAGAATGAAGAACTGACAGCACCAGTCGAACACTCCACATCCAGCCCGTCCATCCCCAGCCCTGGTTCTAGGCATATGAGCTTAGAAGTAGACTCGTCGTCCGAGGCCTCGTCGGGGAGGGGCCATAGGTCATTCATTGGGCTCTCTGATAAGGAGCTCCTAAAGTGTGCTTTCTCTTACCCCCAGACCGAAGGAGTCACAGAGAGCCCGGGGATCGACGGTGAGCAC
Protein-coding regions in this window:
- the LOC120794790 gene encoding uncharacterized protein LOC120794790, giving the protein MDLTVVLSAIIFTLLAVVLATSLFSGASSTADFANARGYFGDRGGDAAEGLDRSGPKQNGHVPEKKKKTAEDWSEISESSHDHWDVVKSVLSEEAHPLSQNEELTAPVEHSTSSPSIPSPGSRHMSLEVDSSSEASSGRGHRSFIGLSDKELLKCAFSYPQTEGVTESPGIDDQGESNTNDSLKYVPGKARSHHLQMMMSKEELEEEQRVQREQLAAIFQLLKDNKETFGEVSEGDMEEQLRLYSI